A genome region from Arachis duranensis cultivar V14167 chromosome 8, aradu.V14167.gnm2.J7QH, whole genome shotgun sequence includes the following:
- the LOC107463106 gene encoding cyclin-A2-2 — MVESHDTTGEHCMSNSIREHGIADNVLSVQDTAKSDGPSSPNKDIDMICEKLGASDCLAIVDIDSEIKDPEVWSSYAPEIYNNIRVTELSRRPISNYMGELQQDISPTMRGILIDWLVEVTEEYNLVPDTLYLTVNLIDRYLSAKLMQKQRLQLLGVTCMLIASKYEEICAPRVEEFCFITDNTYTKEEVLKMESEVLNILHFHLSVPTTKTFLRRFIQAAQSSYKVPHIELEFLANYLAELTLVEYSFLQFLPSLIAASAVFLARWTLNQSEHPWNLTLEYYTNYKASELETVVLALVDLQLNTKASSLNAIREKYKQHKFNCVATLSPNPKPVQSLFQVSSVN, encoded by the exons ATGGTAGAATCACATGACACCACTGGTGAACATTGTATGTCCAATAGCATAAGAGAACATGGTATAGCAGACAACGTGCTTTCGGTGCAAGACACTGCGAAATCTGATGGTCCGAGCTCTCCAAATAAAG ACATAGATATGATTTGTGAGAAACTAGGAGCATCAGATTGCTTGGCCATTGTGGACATTGATTCCGAGATAAAGGATCCTGAAGTTTGGAGTTCTTATGCACCTGAAATATACAATAATATTCGTGTCACAGAG CTCTCAAGAAGACCAATATCGAATTACATGGGAGAGTTGCAGCAAGATATCAGTCCTACCATGAGGGGAATTTTGATTGATTGGCTTGTGGAG GTTACCGAGGAATATAACTTGGTTCCAGACACACTTTACCTTACAGTAAACCTCATTGATAGGTATCTCTCAGCAAAATTGATGCAGAAACAAAGACTCCAGTTGCTTGGTGTTACTTGCATGCTCATTGCATC AAAGTATGAAGAGATTTGTGCTCCTAGAGTGGAGGAATTTTGCTTCATCACAGATAACACTTACACAAAAGAAGAG GTATTGAAAATGGAGAGTGAAGTTCTAAACATTTTGCATTTTCATTTATCTGTTccaacaaccaaaacatttCTGAG GAGATTCATCCAAGCAGCACAATCTTCATACAAG GTTCCTCACATCGAATTGGAATTCCTGGCAAATTATTTAGCAGAGCTTACCCTTGTTGAGTACAGTTTCTTGCAGTTTCTACCTTCCCTTATAGCTGCATCTGCTGTGTTCCTTGCAAGATGGACTTTAAACCAATCAGAACATCCATGG AATCTAACTCTGGAGTACTATACAAACTACAAAGCCTCAGAGCTTGAAACTGTTGTTCTTGCACTTGTAGATTTGCAGCTCAACACCAAAGCCAGTTCCTTGAATGCTATACGTGAAAAGTATAAACAACATAAG TTCAATTGTGTGGCAACACTGTCTCCAAATCCAAAACCAGTGCAATCGCTCTTCCAAGTTTCAAGTGTAAATTAA